The Triticum aestivum cultivar Chinese Spring chromosome 4B, IWGSC CS RefSeq v2.1, whole genome shotgun sequence sequence TCAAGTTTATGGAAAAAGTGTGAACGCACCAGTCGGCGGACAGATACATGCACATGTTGGATGGATAAACACGTTCGGATCGCAGTCCTAACGGTTGCCGGCAGTTAGAGGATccgctttggagatgcccttaacaATGGATCATTTGAAAGTCATCTTAGAAAATACTCTCCAGTTTTAAAACAACTTTGGTTATACTATTGTATTCATTACAAAAATATGGAATTAATTGTATTTGTTTATTAAAAAGATATTATGTGCGTGGCAAGCTCAGTAGTCAGAATTGAATTTTTCAGCGGCCCATTTGACAATTCCTGAAGCATAACTCGCGGTTCCAATATGGGGTGCTTCAATGGTGAACATAGATGTGGCAGTGTGAAGGCGAGCAGGAAGAATCACCTGTACGCGATGCTAAAGAGAGATCCGTTCGATCCTTCATGGAATAAAATAAGAGGAACAAAATATTACCAGTTGACAACACAACAAAACATAATGTTAAGCATTGTGAGAGCGAGAGAAGGCGAACGAGGAAGACGAAGCCTCCCCCTCCTCCAAACTAGGAGGGGAAACGTACAAGGAAAACGGCATACCTCTGCAGGGATTTTTCAAGCGAATCCGGggaagatcatattgacaattgaCTCCAGAACAGAATAAGGAAATATGTACAAACGTGTGAAAATTCAAGATGTCTCTATGCGGTGGCTTAGTGCTCTGCCAAGTGATAAGTGCTGATACAATGTGAATCCACGTCCAGTTTCAGCGTCCCTGGGAAATCCTGCGTAGATGCTACTCTGTGTACAGCTGTCTGAGAGCCCCACAGAGCCCCACGATGGTTTATTTAGTCTGCTCTAGCTCAGTGCGCGTGGTAAAAACGTCATGTCATCGATTGAATATATTTTCTGCTTGTCTCCTGGACAGGGGAGCCCGTCAAGTCGACCAGGTAATCTATGTTTGGCCCAAAGCACATGACACGTGTAGAAGTTACAGGTTCCTACCATATGTACGATCCGTTCGGTTTGAAACTATCGAGAATATGTTAAACTTCTATCTCCCCTCGTTCACACAAAAACAACAAAATGGAAGGAAAACAAAAGGTTGATCTCTCCATCCCAAAATACATGTGCGAAATCAATAATCTAGTGATAGGCATGCAACAGTTTTGGAGTACATGAATAGGCAGTATTCCAAAAGTAGGGCATTTTAGAGTCCGAGCTTTATAGAGAccttaattttaaaaaaatcaaaaattttaGTTTCAAAAAGTCTGATAAAAATACACATGCATACTAGGACGTAATgtctatgtgtgtaaaatttcagaatCAAATACCTTGAATTGCGAGCTGCAAGAAAATGGACTTTGAGGATGAACAATACATATGCTAAAAACCATAATTTTTTTGTAGATCTCATTTTAATATATTTTGACCTAAAAATTTACACAGATGTACATAATGTCTCTAGATATATGTGTGTGTTTTCataatatttttgaaactaaaaactTTGAATATTGAAGTGTTTAAATTCAGCCTCCATTGAGCTTGACATTCATTTGGCATTTTCAGTATTCCAACCATCTTATAATATAGTGCACATTGATTTTGCAAAGTCAAGTTTCAaaaaactttgatcaagtttataaagGAAACTACCTATATCCATGGTACTACAGGTTTACAAAGGTTGACTTTACACTTTGATCAGTTTATAAAGAATGTTTGCATATTTCATATTATAGAGAATTTTTTTCATAAAAATTGTGATACCATTTCTTATTTTTACCAATCTCAATATTCCTTTCATATATCAATACTCTAATTTAGATAATTTAAAAAACATGTTTGTAGGGCTTCATCTACTCTAATTTAGGTCAAAAATATGTAATAAATCAAACAGTTTTGCTAGAGCACATCCCAAGGAGATCACTTTTGAGTGCCTCCCCACGAGATACAAGCAACAAAACCCTATGCCACCATGATTGTTATGTGGTTAGGATAGGTCACATCTATACTAGCTACCATCATCTCCATTGCAATTCTCAAAGATAATAAAGAGAAAAATAGGACATAGGAATATTATCTCATGGGCCGCTCCCATGCAACCACTAGGTCTCCGGTGTGAGGCTGCTCTCCTGCCAATCTGCTTCCTAAGTGATATGTGTATCAATTTATTTATTCAAGTTAAAGATAACATGCTTTAATCTCCACCAACATTCCCTCGCCTCCCTCTACAAGCTTGTTGGCTTTCTTAAGCTTTTCAGCTATGTTCATATTCCAAAGAGGTAGATCGTACTCGTTGTCACGCCCTACCTCGTGTGCACATAATCCCAGCACAATGCACATCATTGTGCTATATTCTCCCTTGCTAGAAAGtttcttttgtttatttatttCATATCACACTTTCTAAATTCAGAAGTGTTTTCTTAGCCCAAATTATCAGGGATCTCTAATGCCTTCCGGCTTGTTTAGTTGTCGTTTGATCAAGGCGCATTGGCAACGTCGTTCCTCATAGTTAGGGCCTCTTTGGTCTCCAGGGTTTTGAAAATGCGGGAATTGTAAAAATGAAGAAATTGATGTCATGGGATGTTGGATAATACATGAATGTGTAAATGTTTCTTGATTTAGCATGCAAAGAAGAGAATAATTCAAAATGGTTAGGTGAGTTCCATTGGAAGTTAACTACTTCCGGTGTCATCACACTCAAATCCATGTATTCATACCTTACCAATGACGGGCAATCCTTGAACCACAAATAAATTTGGAAATGGAAATTGCCCTGAAGATTAAAAATTTCATGTGACATTTGATCGCAAAGTCATTTTGACTATAGATAATCCGAAAAGTCAAAATTGGCAAGAATGCACTAAGTATTGCTTTTGTGGTAATGAGGATTCGATGCAACATCTATTCTTTCACTGCCCTCTTGCAAAGCTATTACAGTGATTTGTCTTTATAGGTTTTATTATAAGTCCGCCCACGAGTAGTACAAATATGTTCAGAAGTGGTTAGTTGGTGCGCATCCCAAGTTGATGTATCAAATCCATGTGGGAGTTTGTACTTTACTTCGGGCCATCTAGAACACTTGTAATGATTATATTTTTAACAGAACAAAGCTCCaaatttttgcaggttatcttcaaggCCATTAGCCGGATCCATACATGGTCATCACCTCGCGAGGAGGAGGAATGGGAGCTAACAATATTTGGGTGAAACCGATGGGAGATGGTCTCTCGTGGTTTGTTCAACTGGTTTGGTTGGAGACCAACTAGTAGGATTTGTGACGCACGAGGGtcatttttctgtttctttttattGCCCTTGAGGAAGAAATTTGTAGCATTTTATTTGTTTAATTCTGTTGAACTCAGGTTTTGAACTTTGGGTTTTTTAATAAAGGGTCATGTACATCAATCGATGCAGAGGTTTAGGGTGTTCACCTTTTCCAAAAAAGatttgttccatagttatcatttCAACAAAGGAAAATTTAGATTAGATTAAACCCAAGGGAAATTTTCCTATCAAATTGCATGTAAAAGTGTAAAATAGGAAAAAAATCATATGGTTTTACTGTTCAAAAGTATCATATGGTTTCCAATCCTAAAAGTCAAACATGATCTATAGGTACTTCTTTCTAAGAAATATAATCTTCCAAAATTCCGATGAGATTCTTTTGAACCAAAGAGACATTGAACACTATTTTTGTAAAGACCATTAAGTTAAACTATTTTCAGTTAGGAGTACCTTGTTTGCACCCTCTACTCTCAAACACCTTCTGTTGGAGAGCAAATCATAGGAACTCATGTCACATGGTAAAATTTTGTCGTGGCTAGTCACCTCCTTGCTCCCTTAGTCATCTTCACCTCGACCGAGCTCCTTTCACTTCCTTAGGTTCTTCTCACATTAATGCTTTCTTAAAAGTGAAAGCTAGAAAGTTAAAACACAAATAGTGAGATATAATGAAATTCCTGGTTGAACTATTGACATGCACAAAAAGTTGACatgtcatcatatcacattctagATTCAAAGGTGTTTGTCAACTCATATTATTTGGGGTTTCTACCACCTTCTGCTTGATTTATTTGTCGTTCGACCAACTCAATGAGCACTGTTGTTGTTGACAAGTAGGATTTTTCCCGGGATTTGGAGAAGTGGGAACAGGAAAAATGGAAAAATTGGTGTCATGACATGTTGTATAAGATAGAAGTTGGAAACACATGATTGGGTTATAAATGTTGTTTGGTTGTCATGAAAATGTTGTCACAcacaaaaacacacaaaaaaatgtCAGAATGATTAAGGTTGTGCCGTAGTGGTCACTGAAACAAAGGAAATTTTGCATGAGATTGGACCCAAGGAAAAAAATCCCCATGGAACTGCATGTAAAAGGAAAATAGAACAAATTAATTTCAAAGAAATATAATCCTAAAAAATCCTATTAGATTGTTTTGAACCAGAGGTCTTCAACATTATTTTTGTCAATGCCATTGAAGTTAAGTTGTGCCTGAGTTCAAGTACATCATTTGCACCTTCTACTCTCTAACACATTCTAGTTGGAGTTCAAATTTAGGACCTTGATGCCACATCCAATATATATGCGGCTAGTCGCCCTTCTTGCTCCTCGCCCGACTTCACATCGATGGAGCTCCTTTCACCtccttagggcatcttcaacaccGACCCTCAAATTGCCCGCATATGTCAGTACCACACTGTTCGGACGTGTTGTGACATCTAACGCTGGTCCGTATCGGTCCGCAAGGCATTCCGAAAGCAATTTCCTCGGCAAACCGGAGACAAATGTGAGGGGCTTTGCGGGCGTTCGTACCACTGCCACGCCCATGTCTGACTGCCCGCCCATGCCGCTTGCGCGCTGCATTCATGCTGGCCTCGAGCATGCAGTAGTTGGCATTGATGCCCGCGATTTGACCGGACGGGAGGGCAGTGCAgatggacgtgacctctcactactggcattgaagtggcgcgccagccgagagagcgccgctcgCTGCTCGCTCGGCTAAACATGCCTCTCCTCACCAGAGTCAAACAGCCACATATTGCCCGCCTTCCTCCATTAAAACCCGCGCATGTGCCAAAAAAACTACACAAGCCACACGTCCATTCGTGAGCTGCTCGTCATTAAAAACAACGACGGTTGGCTCCAGCCGTCCCCCCGATAATTAAATGATGCCAGACGCCGGGCAAAAATCACAGTACACTCCGCTGCCATCTCTCCCCTTGCACATCATTTTCTCCACAATATCCatggcatccgacgagcaggaagacgagttctccggcataaaagtcgTCTGGGTGGCTCGCCGAGCCTGCTGGATACGAGCCAGACAACTCTCTGCTCCACCCCCGTCCATGGTCCAAGCCGCTGCAGGCCAGCTCGCGGAGGCAAAAACTCCAAGTCGACACGTCGTTCGGCAACTCGCGGCTCCAAGCCAGCTCGCCAAGGTGTGGCGAGTTGCTCCAGGCTGGTACGCGGGGTCCCACGGTGCCATAGGCATCGTGGCTGCCGTGTGACACCGCTCCTCCCATGCCTGCGATCGCGCTATCCGCAGTCAACATTTCCTTGACCGCGCCCTTCCGACAGAGAAAGAAGTCGGCTTCGCGGAGATCGGCGTCGCGACGTCCAACACGTCTgcgcccgccgccatcatcgagaagaagtagaacatgggaggccgccgccgcatgggtcccatgaaggccaccaccgaggcgacATCGGTGTACACAACAGGTGTCATGCCCTGTGGCAGGCCATTGTCGTCCCCTCCCCCTCCGGCTGAAGCACATCCGGACGGTTCCACTCCGATGAGCGGGGCTGCTGAACATGGGGAAACGAGTTGCCCTTCGCTCTAAAGCATATATCTATGGGGCTCACGACAGCCCTATGAGCGGGCTACCGGACATGGGGAAGACAATAGAATCCACCGCGGCTAGCCATAGACTAGTCAAGGGTATCCATGTCGTGACAATGGATATGTGCCGGCGCCGAGCATAGACTAGTTTTACCTTAGTCCGGTATAGCTTTGAGTTAAAATGTCTCCAGAATGTAACGAATGTCGTCTTGTTTGGCTTTGTATGAAATCCTCTGTGTTTGCcgaattttgtccggttagttcaAAAAGTTGTTGAAATGTATGCAGACAGTGTTGGATGGCGACCTCCGGCATGAGTGTCTGAGTACTGGCCCACCatgtccgcggacggatgcgggaggaaatttgcgggtcggcgttggagatgcccttaacttCTACCCACAATATTTGCTTTCATAAAAGTTGAAACTAGCTTCCATATATCCTTTTCCACAGAAAAACAAGTAGTGACATATATCAAATTCGTGGTTGAGCtattgacatgcgcacaacattgATGCTGTAATAGTACATGTGAAAATAAAAGAAGTTAGAAGGCCAAGCCATTGAAGCGTGATAATAAACACATGCAGAGTGCATCACATCATAACTAACTCCAAAACCATTGCACTATCGAGGAAGCTCCCTCCCACAAAGCAAACCAACATCTCCTAATCCTGCTGCCGGTGGATAATGCATCATCGCGGTTTCTCTCTCTTTTTATATCCCGACACACCCATATGGCCATTTATATTTTTTACACAGAAAAACAGGGAAGCGACACGTATCAGCCTCCAGCTGTCTCCACCGAGCTCAAACATCACCTCCCTTGTCCTCCCGCCCCCATGCATGCACCCATGCACTTCAAGTTTTCAACACACCTCTTCTTCTCTCTCATCTTCACTCCCGCACACCTCACCATCTCTGCATCTCTCTTTCTAGTCGATCTCTGCCCTTTCTATCCCTATATATACCCACACGCACGCCTCCAATCCAACACAACTTAGAGCTCACACCGTGACACTCCTGCAGCAAAGAACTTCTTGTACTTACACAGGCGCGTCACATAGCTTCGATCGTCATAGCTGCGATGGAGGTCGTGCCCGACAACGCCGGCGTTGCAGCGGCCGAGCAGTACCGTGGGGTGAGGAAGAGGAAGTGGGGCAAATGGGTGTCCGAGATCAGGGAGCCCGGCAAGAAGACGCGCATCTGGCTTGGCAGCTTCgagtcgccggagatggccgccgTGGCGCACGACGTGGCCGCGCTCCGGCTACGGGGGCACGAGGCCAGGCTCAACTTCCCGGGCCTCGTCCACCTCTTCCGCCGGCCGGACACCGCCGAGCCTGACGACGTCCGTGCGGCTGCGCTGGAGGCCGCGGCCCAAGTCCGGTTCAGACCCGACCTCGTGCTACAGCCGGGCGGCtgtggcagcagcggcggcggcggattcCCGGACCGGCTCGATGACGTGGCGTGGGATGCCATGCTTCGCTCTGATGATCTGGAGCCCGAGTCGCCCAACATGTGGGCGGAGCTGGCGGAGGCCATGCTGTTGGCCCCGCCTGTCTGGGAGGGCAGCGCGGTGGACAATGACGAGTGGTCCCAAGGCTCGCTCTGGGACCCGTCTTGCTGGAGCTACTGATCGCACAACTTTTGGTTCGTAGAGGTCGAAATTAATCAAAATTTTCCGAAAGACAACAGAAAATTTAGGGATTCCATCGAGCTTAATTTCCGAACAAATTTAAGTATCGGTAGCTTAAGGGGATTCTTATGATATTTTGTCAGTATTGTGAGTGTGGCATTTCTTTGTACTACAGCACGTGCGCGTGGAATTCAGTTGGACACAATAATTAAGTTCCACTGAGAATCAAACCTCCTTTCTAATTACTGGCGCaatcaaataaatttgaattccaATATACATCTGGCGTTCCCTCGGGAAGGTAAGTTGAGAGAACAATCATTCCCCAAATAGAGAGGATCGAACCGTTCGTTAAAAAACTCACTCCCAGTGAACCCTCCAGAATTGTTATGCGAAAATAGATAAAATTATTGTGTTGTTGTAAAGGATTTGCCTAAAGTAAAATTTGACATGTTGTATACAAAAATTGTCAGAAAATTGTCATGCTACAACAAAGCTTTTCCATGGGTCTTGGGGAAACCGTCATAATTGAAGCATGGAGATTGACCAGCCTAAATAAAAGAAATGATGAAAATTGCCACGCTCTAGATTTGTCGTCTAGCTACATCAACGAAAGAAATATGAGAATTACCATGTTGTACAAAGATAAATTGAAATGTGTTCGCTCATACAGTCATCCTGAGCGAACTCAAATATTGTCGTTATCACGTTGTTCGCTTAGAGGGTGCACGGGATTTGGCGGCGCATAGGATATTCGTGCGGAAAACCTATAAAACTAGCGTCAGTTGTACAGCATTAGAGATAAATTTTGCTGCCATGAGAATTTGCAGGATTAACTGAAAATCAAACCTCGTTTCCGTTGTTTCAGAATCATTTGAATTAAGATAGGATTCCATGGAAGTTTGTGACGCGCGAGGAAATTTCCGTAGAATGACGATGCAGATATACTACCGCGACAAGATGGTACGCGTTATCCCACTGTTTCGTCCTCGCCCGTACCACCCTGACGTACAAAATAAAATGAAACCAGGACCCTAGTCAACCCATGTGCAAGTCCAGATTCAGCTCACGGAATCAGGCGCGGAGATCGGCCGGCTGTCCCCTGACAAATGGTTGCAGTAGAGTAGAGTGGCATGATGCATGCATGTAGCCGAACATCACTGCTGCCTGTCCCAGTGACCCCGGCAATGATTGGGCGTGGTTCTAATCGATACAGTTTGCTTCGTCAGAAGGAGGCCAGCCAGCTAGATGAGAGATGACTGACGTTGCAATTTCCTGCTACTAATTATCTTGGCATACACATGTTGTATTAGGGCATCCACCAGGCAACCCGTAATTTTTTTTCCGCATCCGTCCAAGGACACAGATGCACACGGATGCAGGAggccgccatccaaccgtagcaACATATATTTAGCCAACAATTataactaaccggacgaaattcgttcaAACCTACGGTGGCAGAGCCCACGCGTCAGAGGGGTTAGTGGCTGGGTTAGTGGCCCTAAACACCCGGGCCCACGAGTCATCGACTCGGGCCGATTCAAATACGGAGGCACGTTGGCGGCGACCACCCGAGACGGCGGCGAAGCACCGGATTTGTCCTCCGCGACCAAATCGCGAGCGGATGGATTTCATTCAAGTTCGAATATAATTTACATAAACGGACAATATTTTGACCATTTTACTAAAAACTAAGAAAAAATATTAAACCCTATATCGGGCGACTATCTCGGAAGCGTGGTCGTCCTGTCCTACCAcatcgccatcgtcgtcgtcgtccctcCAACGGTGCAAGGATGTCGGAGGGCCACATCAACCTTGTCTGGCACTGCCTAACGCTCGCGGAGGAGCCGCTCCGCTTCCTGTTGCGCCATGTGAACGGTCGCCTTGGCCACTACCGAAGGCCGGAGCGGCGCCTGGCGGCGGCCTTGCCCCTGCCGCGTTGGCAGAGCCGTCGCTAAGAAACCACTCCTCGCCAATCTTGGAGAACTCGCAATGAAGGCGGCGGCGCGCCTGGTGGCCGTCTCAGCGGTGGTGATGGAGCGGTCGAGCGCCCATGCATGCCGTAGAGAGGTCCGGGGCGTTGCGGACCCATTCCAGCACCACGTCTGTCTTGGCAAACGCGAAGCGTCTACGGCATTGCGTCGGTCATACCATGTCTGCTGCTACGCCATGCGCTCAGCCTCGGATACCACGGCCCAAGAGCCGGGGGCACCGCCGTAGCCGCCACCTCCGAGGTAGTGGAGGATGCGGTCACGCGCCTTGGCGATCGCGGGCGGCAACTCCTCCTTTATCTGGCGGCGGTGGCGTCGTGGTGGTGACGAGGGCCCGTCGACCCATGCGTACCGGCTGTGCGGCAGGGGCGACGTCGGCTCGTCCTTCACGCAGTAGAGGCGCTAAGGGGACGTCAGCTCCTGCTTTAGGTGGTCGTCAATGTGGAGGTCGTGGTTGCGCGGCGGGGATGCCGGCTCATGCTTCACGCCGCAGAGTGGGGACGTCGGCCCCTCGCTAGGACGGTGGCTCCTTCTTCACGCGcaccggcgatggtggcgtcgggcCCATCTGACAGAGTGAACTCTCTGCTGGTTCTCCTTGGCACCGGAGGAGATGACTTTCTCCACCTTGCTAGAGGAGCCCGTCGTCGTGGATGCAGATGGTCCCGGTGAGCGAGGGCGGTGATGCCACGATTCGCCTGGCAAGGAACTTCCACTAGAGCTGCCTATTGGTGCGGAGAACCAGGACTTCGGCATCGTCGCTTGGCTCAAAGAGGAGGAAGGGCTCGACAAGGGCGGGGAGGACAGTGCGGTGCTcgggagggggaggaggacggTGCGGATCTGATCGTCGCTAACGCATGGCTTAAATAGTTGTGGCCAGGCTAGACGGAGGGGCGGCTAGCCTGCTTCAGTGCGGCTCAGCGACCAGAGTTGGTTTCTTGGGACGCGGCATCTGCATTGAAGCGGCGGTACCGAGAGGTCGCATTCGTTACGCCGCCTTCCTGTCCGGTCAAATCATGGGCATCAATGCTGGCGACTGGATGCTCTTGGCCGGCATGAATGTAACGAAGCAAGCGGCACGACACGTGGGATGGGAAGTGCGGGAGGGACATGTGGTGATTTCGGTGGGCCAAGGCAGTCAGACGCAAGCTTGGGAGCGGTCTGGACGCCCCTACATATTTGTTTTCGGTTTGCGAGAGAAAACACGTCTGGACCGTCCTGCGGACTGATACAGGTCCGAACGTATGCAGACGGTTTAAGggtcgccgttggagatgccctcgcAGTTTTTGTTTTGTGGTGTCTCTACGAAAACTTACTTAATTTGGTATAATGTTGCTTATTGAGCAACATCTTACGTGCGTAGAGTAGTTCGTGTTATGGAAGATCTTTCATATATTTACCAAATGGCTTATCAGATCAAAGAGGATATTTCATATTGACTTTATGCTTCAGTTGGTTACTCAGCTTTGGTACCACATTGAACTAATGCTTCAATCGGTTATTCCGAAAATTCAGGAAGAAAGTACACACGGTAACCAAATGAAATAGATCTAATTTGCACCTCATTGACACTTTTACTATATCAATTTTCCCCTTAACCTATAACAATTTTTGAAAAGGGTGTCATTGCATCAAATAATACCGCAACCCAGATATTATTTTTCACCCCTATATTTGAATTTTAGCAACAAAACCAGCCGAACGACTTCATAACATATGAACTGCGAATCTGGACAAGTGTCGATCAGAACGACAACGTACATGCGGATCCAAACCTCAAGTTTTATTTTGTCCAATTTCTTTTGCAGTCAAGTGACCTTTCCTGAAAAGGAGGTTCAACCCCCGATCTCGGCATCATGGCAATGCACACGACCATTACAGCCAAGTCATCTAGTCTAGTAACAAAGTACAAAACTAGTCCCACCATGATGAGCTAGAAATATCTCGATGCCCTGCTCGTTGGTGTCTCCATGATGGGTCTCGATACATGGACCCCAAGATAGCATTAGACCTCTTTTAATTGAAGACAATAAGCATTGAAGCTATttaaaacactagtagaaaagggggcaatgatc is a genomic window containing:
- the LOC123094536 gene encoding ethylene-responsive transcription factor ERF022; the encoded protein is MEVVPDNAGVAAAEQYRGVRKRKWGKWVSEIREPGKKTRIWLGSFESPEMAAVAHDVAALRLRGHEARLNFPGLVHLFRRPDTAEPDDVRAAALEAAAQVRFRPDLVLQPGGCGSSGGGGFPDRLDDVAWDAMLRSDDLEPESPNMWAELAEAMLLAPPVWEGSAVDNDEWSQGSLWDPSCWSY